Proteins from a single region of Bogoriella caseilytica:
- a CDS encoding AMP-dependent synthetase/ligase: MDTYNVPTSLDLDPGRSITDYLLEQGKEHPERVLYEEKAGETWVPHTAAQTLARVEAIAKGLIAAGVGAGDRVGIMSRTRLEWTLTDLAAWHAGAVPVPVYETSSPDQAHWILSDAKVKAIVVETSELAAVIEAAREVEGGLPELGEVWEIDGGALDTLAALGAEVSDEDLAARHQAIGLDSLATIIYTSGTTGRPKGVELTHGNFVRLAAEAVVDISEVFAQEGARTLLFLPLAHVFARFVEVLVLVAGKPMGHTADVKQAVVDLGTFKPTFILSVPRVWEKVYNSVEQKTGGGLKLKIFRWSAKVGISYSRALDTPQGPSARLKAMHRVADKLVLSKLRAALGGQARYAVSGGAPLGERLAHFYRASGLNVLEGYGLTETSAPTHVNRPGNNKIGTVGQPLPGTSARIAEDGEILVKGIGVFRGYHDNAEASAEALEDGWFRTGDIGSMDDEGFLKITGRKKEIIVTAGGKNVAPAPLEDALRSYTLVSQCVVVGDNKPFIGALVTLDTEMMPGWLKNHDMPEMTVEQAAKDPKIREHLQMAVDRANSKVSKAEQIKDFTVLTTDFTVENGYLTPSMKVKRSEVLKDFAPAIEDFYSQAAQKRNGR, from the coding sequence ATGGACACCTACAACGTTCCCACCTCTCTCGACCTCGACCCCGGCCGCAGCATCACCGACTACCTTCTCGAGCAAGGCAAGGAACACCCCGAGCGCGTCCTCTACGAGGAAAAGGCCGGAGAGACCTGGGTGCCGCACACAGCCGCCCAGACGCTGGCACGCGTCGAGGCCATCGCCAAGGGTCTGATCGCCGCCGGTGTCGGCGCCGGGGATCGCGTCGGCATCATGTCGCGCACCCGGCTGGAGTGGACGCTCACCGACCTGGCCGCGTGGCACGCCGGCGCGGTCCCGGTCCCCGTCTACGAGACCTCCTCGCCCGACCAGGCACACTGGATCCTCTCCGACGCCAAGGTCAAGGCGATCGTGGTGGAGACTTCGGAACTCGCTGCCGTGATCGAGGCGGCCCGCGAGGTCGAGGGCGGGCTTCCCGAGCTGGGCGAGGTCTGGGAGATCGACGGTGGCGCCCTGGACACCCTCGCTGCGCTCGGTGCGGAGGTCTCTGATGAGGATCTCGCAGCGCGGCATCAGGCGATCGGCCTGGACTCGCTCGCCACCATCATCTACACCTCCGGCACGACCGGGCGCCCCAAGGGCGTCGAGCTGACCCACGGGAACTTCGTGCGCCTGGCCGCCGAGGCCGTGGTGGACATCTCCGAGGTGTTCGCGCAGGAGGGCGCCCGCACGCTGCTCTTCCTGCCATTGGCGCACGTCTTCGCACGCTTCGTCGAGGTCCTGGTGCTCGTGGCCGGCAAGCCCATGGGCCACACGGCGGACGTCAAGCAGGCCGTGGTCGATCTGGGCACCTTCAAGCCCACCTTCATCCTCTCGGTGCCGCGGGTCTGGGAGAAGGTCTACAACTCGGTGGAGCAGAAGACCGGCGGCGGCCTGAAGCTGAAGATCTTCCGCTGGTCCGCCAAGGTCGGCATCTCCTACTCGCGAGCACTGGACACCCCGCAGGGCCCCTCGGCGCGTCTGAAGGCCATGCACCGGGTGGCGGACAAGCTGGTGCTGTCCAAGCTGCGTGCCGCACTCGGCGGCCAGGCTCGCTACGCCGTCTCCGGAGGCGCCCCCCTGGGGGAACGTCTCGCCCACTTCTACCGCGCTTCCGGCCTGAACGTGCTCGAGGGGTACGGCCTCACCGAGACCAGTGCACCCACGCACGTGAACCGCCCGGGCAACAACAAGATCGGCACCGTGGGACAGCCCCTTCCCGGTACCTCGGCGCGTATCGCCGAGGACGGCGAGATCCTCGTCAAGGGCATCGGTGTCTTCCGCGGCTACCACGACAATGCCGAAGCCAGCGCGGAAGCTCTGGAGGACGGCTGGTTCCGCACCGGTGACATCGGCTCGATGGACGACGAGGGCTTCCTCAAGATCACCGGGCGCAAGAAGGAGATCATCGTGACCGCCGGCGGCAAGAACGTGGCGCCGGCGCCCCTGGAAGACGCCTTGCGGTCCTACACCCTGGTCTCCCAGTGCGTGGTGGTCGGTGACAACAAGCCCTTCATCGGTGCGCTCGTCACCCTGGACACCGAGATGATGCCCGGTTGGCTGAAGAACCACGACATGCCCGAGATGACGGTCGAGCAAGCAGCCAAGGACCCGAAGATCCGCGAACACCTGCAGATGGCCGTGGACCGGGCGAACAGCAAGGTCTCCAAAGCGGAGCAGATCAAGGACTTCACCGTGCTCACCACGGATTTCACCGTGGAGAACGGCTACCTCACCCCCTCGATGAAGGTCAAGCGTTCCGAGGTGCTCAAGGACTTCGCACCCGCAATCGAGGACTTCTACAGCCAGGCTGCCCAGAAGCGCAACGGCCGCTAG